Within the Streptomyces vilmorinianum genome, the region GCCGGCCCTCGGGGTCGTTCCCGGTGCCCCACCGGATGTCGAGGAAGGCCATCAGGAAACCGACCGGCTCGTCCCCGTCGAGGATCAGCCGCGGCCAGGCGGTGTCGCCGTAGGCGTACGCCTCCGCCAGCGACGTCGCGACCGGGGCGACGTTCTTCTCCTGGTGGGGATGGACGTTCAGCGCGAGCGCGGCGTCCACGTTCTCGGGGGTGATCTTCTCCAGTCGGAGCGTCGAAGGCATGCGGCGGAGGCTAGTGATCGCGTGCGATCTCCGCTCGCGATTTTCCCGGCGCTACCGGCCGGTTCGTCAACTCCACCACAATTGCCGGATTTTCTTGACAGTGAGGTTTAGCACGAGAAGCCTGGTTTGCGAGTGTTGCACTCGAGGATTCGAGGCAGTGATGACCAGAAAACTGACGACGAAGAGGATCGGCGCGGCAGTGGCCGCGGCGGCCGCGGCCTGCGCACTGGGTCTCGGCACGGCCGGAACCGCCGTCGCCGGTGGGATCAACCCGGTGCCTGTCAGCTGCACGAACGAGGGCGGCAATGAGCCTGGCGGCCAGCAGCCGGAATGTAAGGGCAAGGCACACACGCAGGAGACCGAGAACCAGAACAAGCCGGGCCACGCTCCGCCTGGACAGAACAAGTGAGGTGAGCTGACGAGACGCCCGTCAATCTCCCAGCACAGTCGAGCCCCCTCCCAGGAGTCCCAAGGGCTGGGGGCTCCGCGCGGGAGCCGTACGCGAGCCGTCCCCGAGCCGCCCCCAAGCCGCCCCGAGCCGCCCCGAGGCGTACGCCTCGCCGTACGCGGTAACTGCGCAGCACGTTGGCCGGATCTCGTCCGTACGTGATCGCATATGCCCCGATCCCCTTACGGATGCGCGCTCTTCTGAGAGACTTCACACCCGCTGACACCCGCACCACAGCGAGTGGTTGCTCCACTTCATCCGGGGGGACTCCATGGAAATCCAACTCGCCGATCTGCTCACGTCGCTGCGCTCGGAAATCGGCCGGGCCCGCCTCGAAGCAGCCGGCCAGGACGTGCGCTTCCGGATCGACTCCATCGACCTGGAGCTTCAGGTCGCGGTCGAGAAGACGGCCGAGGCCAACGCCGGTATGCGCTTCTGGGTGGTCTCGCTCGGCGCCAAGGGCGCCGCCAAGTCGGCGGAGACCCACACGGTCAAGATCAGCCTGACTGCCGAGACGGACACCGGTGCGCCGGTCCTCACCGGCGATGACGTCTCGGACCTCTTCTCCTCGAACTGACCGCTGGGTGAGCCCGATGGACAAGAACCGGGTGGCCCAGGTCTTCGTCAGGCACGCGAACGGGATCGAGTTCGGATCGGGCTACCGGATCAGTACGAGGCTGATCCTGACGGTGGCTCATCTCCTCGACTCCCGTGACCACGACTGCACGGTGATGCTCGGCCGTCGTAAGGACGCGTTTCCCGCCACACCCGTGTGGCGGGCGAACGGGCAGGATCTGGCGCTGCTGGCCCTCGACGCTCCGCCGCCGGACCTGGAGCCGGCGCCGGGTGTCGCCCTCGGCAGCCTGCCGGACGCGGTGGGCAGAGTGCCGTTCGCCGGTATCGGCTTCCCGGCGTTCGCGAAACGAGCCGCCTCGGAGAGGTTCCAGGGGCTGGACCGGCGGGACAGCGTCGGGTTCGACGGATTCATCCACCTCGGCTCCAACATGAAGTCCGGGCTGCTCGATCTCACCGTCGACACCCATTCACCTGCCGAGAGAGGACCCGACGGGCAGGATCCGTGGAAGGGCGTCTCGGGGACGGCCCTGTTCGCCCACGGCCGCCTCGTCGGGGTGCAGGCCCACCGGCTGCCCGCCGCCGGAACCGGCAGCGCCCAGGCCGAACCCCTGGCCGAGGCCTTGAAGGACCCGGAACTCGTCAGACTCCTCGCCGAACACCGCGTGAATCCCCACGCGGTACCGCTGGATCCGCCCGGTCGCGAGCCGGGGCACCGGCTGCGCGTGGTGATCTCCCAAGAAGAACTCATCGAGGGCTTCGGCGACTTCGAGAAGAACTTCACCCCCGAGCGCCTGCCGTTCGTGTCCCCGGGCAGCGAACACGACGCCGACCCGGAGCAGTTGCTCACCAGGCTGCTGATGTCGGTGGACCGCGGCGTGCTCCTCGTGGGCGCGGCCGGTACGGGAAAGACCCGTACCGGCCTCGAGGTGGGACGGCTCGCGCTGGCGGAGGGCTGGCGCGTCCTGCACGTCCTGCCCCAGACCCGCGCCGACCTGTCCCAGACCCGCGGCGACACGATCGTCGAGCAGATCGCGGAGCAGGCGTTCGCCGAGCCCGGTTCCGTACTGGTGGTGATCGACCTCAACGAGACGAACATCGACCTGCAGGCGGTGCGGACCCAGCTCCTCCCCGAGGCCCGCCGTAAGCGCGTCACCATGACCGTGCTCGCCTCCGCACGCCCCGGGTGGCTCCTGAAGGCCGAACGCGCGCTGGTGTACGAGCTGTTCGACGAGGTGAAGCTGCGGCAGGACGACGAGTTCCAGCGGCTCATCACCCGTAACGCGCTGGAGACGCTGGCCCCCACCGCCATCCGTCGACTGGGCATGGACCGCATGCTCGCGGTCAGCGGCAACCGCCCCATCGTCGCGCTGCTGGTCGCCCGGGAAATCGAACGCCGCGTCAAGGCGGGCCTCTCCATGCCCGAGGCGGCCGGCCTGCGGTCCGGCGGCGAACTGCCCGCGTGGCTCCTGAAGCGGCTGAGCGAGGACGGTCTGACCGTTCCCGGCCGCGAGAACAGCCTCACCCGCGCCCGCGCCTCGCACGGACTTGTGGCCGCCGGTGCCGCCGCGGCGGCCTGCCCGCAGGACCAGTCCGAGGTGGTGGCGGCCGCGCACGCCTCACTGGCCGGAGCGACCGGCGACGTGCCGGAGGCCGAGGACATCGTGGCCACCCTGGTCTCGCTGGGCTGGCTGGAGACCAAGGACGGTGTGCTGTCGGTCGCCCACGACATCGTCGCCGACCAGCTCATGGAATCGGTCATGCTGCCCGATCCGGTCGCCACACCGGACGTCACCAAGACCCATGCCATGCTCGCCGGCAGCCTCACCGGCGCGCGCACCGTCGGCCGCTTCTCCCTCAACATCGGCCGCCTCGTCAACGACCTCGCGCTCGCCGACCGGGCGGCGGCGATCACCTCCGTGCTCCACGACTGGTTCACCGAGCAGGCCGCCACCATAGGCGGGCTCATGCGCCACGACTCCGATGTGGGCAGCTACGCCCTCGGCGCGATCTGCTCGGGGCCGCCCTGGTCCGCCCCGGCAGTCCAGTGCTGGGACGCCGTCGTCAGCCCCTGGCTCACGGACTTCGGCGTCGGCTTCGACGCCCGCCACCTTCTGCACCGGGGCCTGCGCCATCTCCCCGGCGACGGCGCGCTGCTCCTCGTACCCGCCGCCCTCGACTGGCTCAAGGTCCACGGCATGTCGAAGGAGGCCAACTACGTCGCGGGCCCGCTGCTCTCGCGTACGGACCTGCCGGCCGAGGCCGTCCAGCAGGCCATCACCACCACGCTCGCCTGGCTCAACCGCCACACCACGCACCCCGGTGCCGGGTACGTCCTGCGGCCGCTGCTCGCCCGGACCGACCTCAACCCGTACGACGCCCGGCGGGTCATCTCCGCGGCGCGCATCTGGCTCGACCGCCACTCCACCACCCCCGGGGCCGGATTCGTCCTCAGCACGCTCCTCTCGCGCGCCGACCTCACCCCCGACGACGCCGAACGGATCTCCGCTCCCGCCCTCGACTGGCTCGACCACCACACCGTCACCCTCGGCGCGGGACACATCCTCAGGCCGCTCGTCTCGCGCACCGACCTGAGCCCCGCCGTGGTCGGGCGGGTCCTGCGTGCCGCGCTGGCCTGGCTGGAGCACTACGCCACCTCCGACAAGGCGCAGTTCGTCCTCGGCCCCCTGATCGCGCACCCCGATGTGGCCGGCGACGACGTCCCGCGCGTGCGTCAGGCCAGCCTCGCCTGGCTCGACCTGCACGCGCCCACGGAGGAAGCCCGCTTCATCCTCGACCCGCTGCTGGGCCGCACCGACCTCGGCCCCGAGGACACCCGGCGGGCGATCTCGCTCGCCCTCATCTGGCTCGCCGACCACGCCACCCACGTGGAGGCCGAGTTCGCCCTCGGCAAGCTGGTTCCCCGTACGGATCTGACCGACGACGACGTCCAGCGCGTGCGCCGTGCCGCCCTCACCTGGCTCGACCACCACGCCGCCAACGAGAAGGCCTCGTTCATCCTCGGCCGCCTGCTCACCCTGGCCGACCTCGCGGAGGGCGACGCCCGGCGGGTGGTGTCCGCCGCCCTTGTCTGGCTCGCCGAACACCCCATCGCCGACGCCGGCCACGTCCTCAAGCCCCTGCTCGCCCGCGTCGACCTCGGCCCCGACGACCTGCGGCAGGTACTCCGTACCACCCATGCCTGGCTCGCCGGACACCCCATCGCCGACGCCGGGTTCGTCCTCAAGCCGCTCCTCGTACGGACCGATCTGCCGGCCGCGGACGTCGAGCAGGCCCTCGGCGCCACGCTCGGCTGGCTCGGTCACTACGCCACCACGCTCGACGCCGGATACGTCCTCAACATCCTGCTGTCCCGCACCGACCTGTCCCCCGAGCACGTACAGCGGGCGCTCTCCGAGGCCTTCGCGTGGCTCGACCACCACGCCACCACGGCCGACGCGGGATACGTCTACGGGCGGCTGCTCGCCCGCACCGACCTCCCGCCCGCCGACGCCCAGCGGGTCATGCCCGCCGCCCTCGCCTGGCTGGGCGAGTACGGCACCCTTCCGGAGGCCCGGTTCGTCCTGGACGCCCTGGACTCCCGTAGCGGCTTCAGCCCCGGCGACACGCAGAAGAGCGCCGCCGCGGCCCTCGCCTGGCTCGACCACAACGCCACCGCCGGCATCGCCGGGCACGTCCTCAAACCGCTGCTCTCCCGCGGCAATCTCAGCGCGGAGCATCTGCGGCAGGCGCTCGGCGTCACGCACGTCTGGCTCGAGCACCACGGGTCCACGCCCAACGCCGGATTCGTCCTCGACCCGCTGCTCACCCGCACCGACCTCGGCCCTCAGGACGCGGGGCGGGCGGCCACCGCGGCCCTCGCCTGGCTCGACGGCCAGGCCACCGCCCCGAAGGCCCAGTTCGTCCTCAAACCGCTGGTCTCCCGCGGCGATCTCACCGCCGACCACGCCCGGCAGGCGCTCGGCCACACCTTCACCTGGCTCGGCCTGCACGCGGCCACGGCCGAGGCGCGGTTCGCCCTCGACCCGCTGCTCGCCCGTACCGACCTCACCCCCGAGGACGCGGAGCGGGCGATCTCCCTCACGCTCGCCTGGCTCGACCTGCACGCGGCCACGGCGGAGGCCCGCTTCGTCATCGACCCGCTGCTCGCCCGCACCGACCTCACCCCCGAGGAC harbors:
- a CDS encoding GNAT family N-acetyltransferase; translation: MPSTLRLEKITPENVDAALALNVHPHQEKNVAPVATSLAEAYAYGDTAWPRLILDGDEPVGFLMAFLDIRWGTGNDPEGRRSGLWRLNIAAGHQGRGYGRFAVDAVRDELRGRGKNRMYVSWEPGENGPGDFYRRLGFFETGETSGRQTVGVLDL
- a CDS encoding trypco2 family protein, which codes for MEIQLADLLTSLRSEIGRARLEAAGQDVRFRIDSIDLELQVAVEKTAEANAGMRFWVVSLGAKGAAKSAETHTVKISLTAETDTGAPVLTGDDVSDLFSSN